A window of Ranitomeya variabilis isolate aRanVar5 chromosome 2, aRanVar5.hap1, whole genome shotgun sequence contains these coding sequences:
- the LOC143803772 gene encoding olfactory receptor 5V1-like yields MEHKNMSMVTSFIISGISDEPLLQFFVFLLVLFIYLITLGGNITIFLLICLDYHLHTPMYFFLANLSILDISCSTITLHKILTSFISGDHSVSDLECVVQIFSFLSLTSDELLLLTAMSYDRYVAICNPLRYHLIMDSKLCCLLASLCWVIGLLEGIPLFMGIYKLTCFVSNKVDHFFCDIVPIMKLSCSDTSFLQLYIFTEGVFLGGFTPFALTFISYIFIISTILSIRSSTGRRKAFYTCSSHLTVVICLYGSLVFQYLRPTSSINLDSSKYFSLFNTAAVPILNPLIYSLKNKDMKAAIRRKMGITAVSTQLQDHN; encoded by the coding sequence ATGGAACATAAAAATATGAGTATGGTGACCTCTTTCATCATTAGTGGGATCTCAGATGAGCCTTTGTTGCAATTTTTTGTTTTCCTCCTGGTTCTCTTCATTTATCTCATCACTCTCGGGGGTAACATAACCATCTTTCTCCTCATTTGTCTGGATTACCATCTCCATACACCCATGTACTTTTTCTTGGCCAACTTGTCTATTTTGGACATCAGTTGTTCTACAATCACTCTTCATAAAATCCTTACTTCTTTCATATCGGGAGATCATTCTGTCTCGGATCTTGAATGTGTTGTGCAAATTTTTTCCTTTTTGTCTTTGACTAGTGATGAACTATTGCTTTTGACAGCTATGAGTTATGATCGCTATGTTGCTATCTGTAACCCTTTACGCTATCACCTCATCATGGATTCTAAACTTTGCTGCCTTTTGGCCTCTTTATGTTGGGTTATTGGTTTACTTGAAGGCATACCACTTTTTATGGGGATCTATAAGTTAACGTGTTTTGTGTCCAACAAGGTAGACCACTTCTTCTGTGACATTGTACCTATCATGAAGTTGTCATGCAGTGATACATCTTTTCTTCAATTGTATATTTTCACAGAAGGTGTGTTTCTTGGTGGTTTCACCCCCTTTGCCCTTACATTCATTTCTTACATCTTCATAATTAGCACCATCTTGTCTATACGTTCTAGCACTGGCAGACGTAAAGCCTTCTACACGTGCTCCTCGCACCTTACAGTTGTCATCTGTCTCTATGGTTCTCTCGTCTTCCAATATCTGAGGCCAACTTCATCCATCAATTTAGATTCCAGTAAATATTTCTCTTTATTTAATACAGCTGCAGTCCCTATACTGAACCCCCTGATCTACAGCTTAAAGAATAAAGACATGAAAGCCGCTATAAGAAGAAAAATGGGAATTACTGCTGTGTCAACCCAATTGCAAGACCATAATTGA
- the LOC143803771 gene encoding olfactory receptor 5AR1-like → MDHTNISAVKYFIISGISDDPMIQVIIFLLVFIIYLLTLVGNLTILLLVNLDPQLHTPMYFFLCNLSILDIICSTNNLSNVLISFLSGDKTVSVLGCIVQIFIFVSMTCGELLILAVMGYDRYVAVCNPLRYHMIMNGRICALLAILCWVLGTVESIPIFLELLKFSCYKSTMVNHFFCDIMPVLMLSCSDTHFLDLYILTLGVGISAFSPFLMTFISYVFIIATILKMRSTTSRHKAFYTCSSHLTVVILLYTTLTIQYLRPHSLVNLDSNKLMSLFNTAALPILNPLIYSLKNKDVKAALQKRMRSMLTNR, encoded by the coding sequence ATGGATCACACAAATATAAGTGCAGTAaaatattttattatctctgggatTTCTGATGACCCTATGATACAAGTCATCATATTTCTTCTGGTTTTTATCATTTATCTTCTCACTCTTGTTGGTAACTTGACAATTCTTCTTCTAGTCAATCTAGACCCTCAGCTTCACACCCCAATGTATTTCTTCCTATGTAACCTTTCCATTCTGGATATCATTTGCTCAACGAACAATCTGAGTAACGTTCTTATATCTTTCCTATCTGGAGATAAGACTGTCTCAGTTCTCGGATGTATAGTGCAGATCTTCATATTTGTGTCTATGACGTGTGGGGAACTTTTAATCCTGGCTGTAATGGGATATGACCGATATGTGGCTGTATGTAACCCTTTGCGCTATCACATGATAATGAATGGTAGAATATGTGCACTACTGGCCATCCTATGCTGGGTGTTGGGCACGGTCGAAAGTATTCCCATATTTTTAGAGTTACTGAAGTTCTCTTGTTACAAGTCAACCATGGTCAACCATTTCTTCTGTGATATAATGCCGGTGCTGATGTTGTCTTGCAGTGATACACATTTCTTAGACCTTTACATACTAACTTTGGGAGTAGGAATTTCGGCTTTTTCTCCATTTCTTATGACATTTATTTCCTATGTCTtcattattgcaacaatattgaaGATGCGCTCAACCACCAGCAGACATAAAGCCTTCTACACTTGTTCCTCTCACCTCACCGTTGTCATTCTCCTCTATACCACTCTTACGATTCAGTACCTGAGGCCACATTCCTTAGTCAACTTAGACTCAAACAAACTTATGTCTCTGTTTAACACAGCAGCTTTACCCATCCTAAACCCATTGATCTACAGTTTAAAAAATAAAGATGTCAAAGCTGCTTTACAAAAAAGGATGAGATCTATGCTAACAAATCGGTAA